The nucleotide window GAGCCCTGGCGGACCGCCTTGCGGGCCGCAAACCGTCACAACGTCTTGAGATGGATGGGCCCGACGACGACGCCAAAAGGCTGCTCCGCGCCGTCGAAGATGGCAGGCGCGACGGTCATCGTCAGGGTTTGGTCCTGGTCTTTCTTCTGCGCCACCGGAAAATTGATGTAGCCCGACGCCTGGTGGCCGGGCAGCAGCCGCAAGCCTTCGAAAAAGCCGACGTCGTTGAGCGGAAACGTCGCGTCGTCCAACGCCGGGACTTTGGCCGCGCCGTCGTCGAGCACGCTCTTGCCCAATGGCAGGACCTGTGCCGGCGTCGTGCTTCCGTTGCGGATCGTGCAATCGATCTGGATGCGTTTGTCGTAGAATTCGATGCGGTGCACGGTGATCGCGATGCCTTGCGCACTGCCGGTGATATGCGGCGCATAGGATTTCCAGGGCTGATATAGCTGCTTGACGCGCCACGCGCCGTTCTCCAGGAGCGCGAAATACGGCTCCTTGACCGTGCCCCCCACGACGGCGCCGGTCGCCGCGTTGACGAACGTCGCTTGCTGCGAGACGGTGATCTCGACGACCTGATCGTGCGGCAGCGCGCTGACGATCGAGAACTTGTGGATCGCGTATTGGGTCGCGCGCGCGTTGGACGCGAAATTGTTCACGTTGCCGAAGTAGTGCTGCTGCGCCGTCGTGAGCAGCGCGTACGCCGATTGATAATCGCCGCGCGACAGCGCGGTGACGTACTGGGTGACCGCGGCGATCGCGTGCGTGTCGACTTGTTCTCCCTGCTCGCCGGGCTGCGGCGGCGGCGACGCGCCGAGCAACCCAAGGCCGAGGGCCAGTGCGAGCACGGTTCTTCTCATGCTTCCTCCGGACAGATGCGATCGACGATACGCTGCAGCTCGTCGTCATCAGCGTAGTGGATCTCCAGCGAACCGCCATGCGCCGCGCGACGCAGATTCACCCGCGTGGCGAGCGCGAAGCGCAGACGGGTTTCCACTTCGGCCAGATCGGGCGGCAGTGCGGCGCTCTTGGCGCGCGCCTGTGGCGAACCGGCCTTGCCGCTCGCGTGCAACGCGGCGCGCTCGATCTCGCGCACGCTCCAGCCCTTCGCGACGGCTTCGCGCGCCAACCGCTCGGCCTTTGGCCCCGGCAACGTGGCCAACGCGCGCGCGTGACCGCCGGAAAGCTTGCCATCGCGCACCATCGCTTGGACCGAATCGGGCAGCGAGAGCAGCCGCAGCGCGTTGGCGACCGCCGGGCGGCTCTTGCCGAGCCGCTGCGCGAGCACTTCTTGCGTGAAATCGTGCTCCGCGATGAGCTGGCGATAGCCGGCCGCTTCTTCTATCGCGTTCAAGTCGGTGCGCTGCAAGTTCTCAAGCAGCGCGAGTTCGATCGCCTGACCGTCTTTGGTCTCGCGCACGAGCGCCGGAATCGTGCGCAGGCCGGCAAGCTTGGCCGCGCGCCAGCGACGTTCGCCGGCTATGAGCTCGTAATGCGCCGGTCCTTCGCGTTTG belongs to Candidatus Eremiobacteraceae bacterium and includes:
- a CDS encoding ParB/RepB/Spo0J family partition protein, which codes for MSKPQRGLGRGLGALFPGASAQERPAGARTVIPLALADIAPNPRQPRHAFDQTALESLSHSIKSYGVLVPVLVRPKREGPAHYELIAGERRWRAAKLAGLRTIPALVRETKDGQAIELALLENLQRTDLNAIEEAAGYRQLIAEHDFTQEVLAQRLGKSRPAVANALRLLSLPDSVQAMVRDGKLSGGHARALATLPGPKAERLAREAVAKGWSVREIERAALHASGKAGSPQARAKSAALPPDLAEVETRLRFALATRVNLRRAAHGGSLEIHYADDDELQRIVDRICPEEA